In the genome of Cystobacter ferrugineus, one region contains:
- a CDS encoding DUF2278 family protein, which yields MALRRYGVLKGMAVGRRLGTGPSPHYQVHLVDEQRDYRIAINVRSQLFPSELEYFIDENFQHPQLASLRELPLGFTPLDSAPGGLALDYIRGNLFEPWRMRPLPHDVPGPDNDLNEKIDHFCQRAMAEEEAFLYAFGEPWGPENKRDKYFGFSPGNGIHDIHMNQGNHSDFASQDGTWQDGGLLFHFPAQQQWVAVFLKFQSQAWHTDDRTGHALAAAPTGRPAEPPMGTGTGSGPAPAPEPTAEQPDGLVRIVAALVNDTRSPERETVTILNASAHPLSLEGWALADAHKRKHPLDGELAPGDTRVVQVRKPMELSNQGGLITLLNDQGLKVHGVSYSRDQARRPGWTLVF from the coding sequence ATGGCATTGAGGCGATACGGAGTCTTGAAGGGGATGGCCGTGGGACGCCGCCTTGGAACGGGTCCCAGCCCACATTACCAGGTGCACCTCGTCGACGAGCAGCGGGACTACCGCATCGCCATCAACGTCCGCTCACAGCTCTTCCCCTCCGAGCTGGAGTACTTCATCGACGAGAACTTCCAACACCCCCAGCTCGCGAGCCTGCGGGAGCTGCCCCTTGGCTTCACCCCGCTCGACAGCGCTCCAGGCGGGCTGGCCCTCGACTACATCCGCGGCAACCTCTTCGAGCCCTGGCGGATGCGGCCCCTGCCGCACGATGTCCCCGGACCGGACAATGACTTGAACGAGAAGATCGACCACTTCTGCCAGCGCGCCATGGCGGAGGAGGAGGCGTTCCTCTATGCCTTCGGAGAGCCGTGGGGTCCCGAGAACAAACGGGACAAGTACTTTGGCTTCAGCCCCGGCAATGGCATCCACGACATCCACATGAACCAGGGCAACCACTCCGACTTCGCCTCCCAGGATGGGACCTGGCAGGACGGTGGGCTGCTCTTTCACTTCCCAGCGCAGCAGCAGTGGGTGGCCGTCTTCCTCAAGTTCCAGTCGCAGGCGTGGCACACCGACGATCGGACGGGCCATGCGCTCGCCGCGGCTCCCACCGGGCGCCCCGCCGAGCCGCCGATGGGGACTGGCACGGGCTCCGGGCCCGCCCCCGCTCCCGAGCCCACCGCCGAGCAGCCCGATGGGCTGGTGCGCATCGTCGCGGCCCTCGTCAACGACACCCGCTCGCCCGAGCGGGAAACCGTGACGATCCTCAACGCCTCCGCTCACCCCCTCTCCCTCGAGGGCTGGGCGCTCGCCGACGCGCACAAGCGCAAGCATCCGCTCGACGGGGAACTCGCCCCGGGTGACACCCGGGTGGTGCAGGTGCGCAAGCCGATGGAGCTGTCCAACCAGGGCGGCCTCATCACCCTGCTGAACGACCAGGGGTTGAAGGTGCACGGCGTCTCGTACTCGCGCGATCAGGCGCGCCGACCGGGTTGGACCCTCGTCTTCTGA
- a CDS encoding MFS transporter: MALLSALYFVQGLPFGFQTTALPVYLRTQGVSLLVISSLGLLSLPWMGKALWAPLVDRYGSERVGRRKSWILPMQLGLAATCALAAFVPVPDALKALLGLVFLMNLFAATQDIAVDGFAVDLLEPHELGWGNSAQVVGYKLGMLTGGGLLVWMSGSLGWRGIFLVMSALSLGVFGVVALTREPRRGEVVGGGDRVSWREVRERLAAAWRLPGTGWVLLFIATYKLGETLVDVLFKPFLVDMGFTAAQIGQWVGTWGMVASLLGSAAGGWLAARMPLLGALALASCLRVIPLGGEWWLALHPPSAQGVIAVTVAEHFFGGVLTTAVFAFMMSRVDRRIGATHYTLLASVEVLGKSPGGPLAGLLATRFGWSYAQVFLLGTILSVAFVALLWPLRRGEQTAHSVSPSP, encoded by the coding sequence GTGGCCCTGCTCAGCGCGCTGTACTTCGTGCAGGGGCTGCCCTTCGGTTTCCAGACCACCGCGCTGCCGGTGTACCTGCGCACCCAGGGCGTGTCGCTGCTGGTCATCAGCAGCCTGGGCCTGCTGTCGCTGCCGTGGATGGGCAAGGCCCTGTGGGCGCCGCTGGTGGACCGCTATGGCTCGGAGCGCGTGGGGCGGCGCAAGTCGTGGATATTGCCCATGCAGTTGGGGCTCGCGGCGACATGCGCCCTGGCGGCCTTCGTGCCGGTGCCCGACGCGCTCAAGGCCCTGTTGGGGCTCGTCTTCCTGATGAACCTCTTCGCGGCCACGCAGGACATCGCCGTGGACGGGTTCGCGGTGGACCTGCTCGAGCCCCATGAGCTGGGGTGGGGCAACTCGGCCCAGGTGGTGGGCTACAAGCTGGGGATGCTCACCGGAGGCGGGCTGCTCGTGTGGATGAGCGGCTCGCTCGGCTGGAGGGGCATCTTCCTGGTGATGTCCGCCTTGTCGCTGGGCGTGTTCGGGGTGGTGGCCCTGACGCGCGAGCCCCGGCGCGGCGAGGTGGTGGGCGGGGGGGATCGCGTGTCATGGCGCGAGGTGCGCGAGCGGCTCGCCGCCGCGTGGCGCCTGCCGGGCACGGGCTGGGTGCTGCTCTTCATCGCCACCTACAAGCTGGGCGAGACCCTGGTGGACGTGCTCTTCAAGCCCTTCCTCGTGGACATGGGCTTCACGGCCGCGCAGATCGGCCAGTGGGTGGGCACCTGGGGCATGGTGGCGTCGTTGCTGGGTTCGGCGGCGGGGGGCTGGCTGGCGGCCCGGATGCCCCTGCTGGGTGCGCTGGCGCTCGCCTCGTGCTTGCGCGTCATCCCGCTCGGGGGCGAGTGGTGGCTGGCGCTTCATCCTCCCTCGGCGCAAGGAGTCATCGCCGTCACCGTGGCGGAGCACTTCTTCGGGGGCGTGCTCACCACGGCCGTCTTCGCGTTCATGATGTCGCGGGTAGACAGGCGCATTGGCGCCACGCACTACACGCTGCTCGCGAGCGTGGAGGTGCTGGGCAAGTCCCCCGGCGGGCCGCTCGCGGGTCTGCTCGCGACCCGGTTCGGGTGGAGCTATGCCCAGGTCTTCCTGCTGGGCACGATCCTGTCGGTGGCCTTCGTGGCGCTGCTCTGGCCCCTGCGCCGGGGTGAGCAGACCGCCCACTCCGTGTCTCCGTCGCCCTGA
- a CDS encoding cupin domain-containing protein, with the protein MPTLIATPTRVTAAGNKPKLIDEYIGRVNTQQSGLSVAHMRSPGGWLEPGQTPEFQEMTVVLRGLLRVEHRGGTLEVRAGQAVVTEAGEWVRYSTPEAEGAEYIAICLPAFSPDTVHRDP; encoded by the coding sequence ATGCCGACCCTCATCGCCACTCCCACCCGCGTCACCGCCGCGGGCAACAAGCCCAAGCTCATCGACGAGTACATCGGGCGGGTGAACACGCAGCAGAGCGGGCTCAGCGTCGCCCACATGCGCAGCCCGGGCGGCTGGCTCGAGCCCGGACAGACCCCCGAGTTCCAGGAGATGACGGTGGTGCTGCGCGGCCTGCTGCGCGTGGAACACCGCGGCGGCACGCTCGAGGTGCGCGCCGGACAGGCGGTGGTGACCGAGGCAGGAGAGTGGGTGCGCTACAGCACCCCCGAGGCCGAGGGCGCCGAGTACATCGCCATCTGCCTGCCAGCCTTCTCGCCCGACACCGTGCACCGCGATCCCTGA
- a CDS encoding alpha/beta fold hydrolase yields the protein MFLKKRVRRSPVLPWSLAAGVANAEPAISITPAGGTLIDEPLSIVVRGLESGAQVSVKARLVDDRGIAWTSEALVYADNDGIVDLTSAASTGGTYQGVDASGLLWSMMPVTPDELDTYRKEMPKHPERTAAPTFDEPGESELRIWAERNGRELATTLYHQRRIAADVEVRAVRDGRLRGVLYRPKGGSGSRPALIWMMGSGGSVDSRYAPLLASRGYTVLALGYFGYADLPAASHNLPIEYVGEALDWMARETGRSRTVVVGMSRGTEAALLTGSFYPDKVAGVVAYAPSHVVNNGIDDKGNVAVPNWTWQGKPLPFAQASFPDAATWLKMGAEKPYMGTPIYLSAWNNPGADERYGIPVERIAAPILLISGSGDDLWPSAIGGDRIVARLKAKNFRYPYRHYRAPGAGHLFTPPNFVSTMSDWTFLRAIFVSTGGTPALNAAASRQAWSELLRFLGQVDGAKRKSR from the coding sequence ATGTTCCTGAAGAAAAGGGTGCGCCGCAGTCCGGTGTTGCCTTGGAGCCTGGCCGCAGGCGTGGCGAATGCCGAGCCTGCCATCAGTATCACTCCGGCGGGCGGCACGCTGATCGATGAACCGCTATCGATCGTGGTCCGCGGACTCGAATCCGGTGCGCAGGTCTCGGTGAAGGCGCGGCTGGTGGATGACCGCGGAATAGCATGGACGTCGGAAGCACTGGTTTATGCCGATAACGATGGCATCGTTGATCTCACCAGCGCCGCCTCGACCGGGGGAACCTATCAGGGTGTCGATGCGAGCGGACTGCTCTGGTCGATGATGCCGGTTACCCCGGACGAGCTCGACACCTATCGCAAGGAGATGCCGAAGCATCCCGAACGCACTGCTGCGCCCACGTTCGATGAACCCGGAGAGAGCGAGCTGCGCATCTGGGCAGAACGCAACGGCCGCGAGCTTGCTACCACCCTTTACCACCAGCGCCGCATCGCTGCCGATGTCGAGGTTCGCGCCGTGCGGGATGGGCGCCTGCGCGGTGTCCTCTACAGACCGAAGGGCGGTAGCGGCAGCAGGCCCGCGTTGATATGGATGATGGGCTCCGGCGGGAGCGTCGACAGCCGCTATGCGCCATTGCTCGCTTCTCGCGGCTACACCGTCCTCGCGCTCGGCTATTTCGGATATGCGGATCTACCCGCCGCATCGCACAATCTGCCGATCGAATATGTCGGTGAAGCGCTTGATTGGATGGCCCGTGAGACCGGGCGATCCAGAACGGTGGTGGTGGGAATGTCGCGCGGGACCGAGGCGGCGCTGCTGACCGGCAGCTTCTACCCGGACAAGGTGGCCGGCGTGGTTGCCTACGCTCCCAGCCACGTTGTCAACAACGGCATCGACGACAAGGGCAACGTGGCCGTACCCAACTGGACCTGGCAAGGCAAACCGTTGCCGTTCGCGCAGGCGTCATTTCCGGACGCCGCGACCTGGCTGAAGATGGGGGCGGAAAAGCCGTATATGGGTACCCCCATCTATCTCAGTGCATGGAACAACCCCGGTGCAGACGAACGCTATGGGATTCCGGTCGAGCGGATCGCGGCTCCGATACTGCTCATCTCCGGCTCCGGCGACGATCTGTGGCCGTCTGCGATCGGTGGCGACCGGATCGTGGCACGGCTCAAGGCGAAGAACTTCCGCTATCCTTATCGCCACTATCGGGCACCAGGGGCAGGTCATCTGTTCACTCCGCCCAATTTCGTGTCGACCATGTCGGACTGGACTTTCCTTCGCGCGATCTTCGTCTCCACGGGTGGCACACCGGCGCTGAACGCCGCAGCATCGCGGCAGGCCTGGAGCGAGCTGCTTCGTTTCCTTGGTCAGGTCGACGGCGCAAAGCGGAAGAGCCGTTAG
- a CDS encoding DUF1990 family protein, with the protein MTNVEWRLMSGWSDKEVMERLARASTLPLNFEVQEKDMTADNGWSQVESQAIIGCDPPGPPKEGDAFHKLKDAVTRMGFSDPRIVHGHFSDTMPLLGRPMMLELRPLVGLRYLCPVRVRAVRSEVDDERTVYGFSIDTLQGHVEAGREWFQLSKAHHTGELRFHIRAAWREGQFPNWWSYVGFELVGRRYQRAWHHLAHQRLRELLRGGHLEQHPDAQALQEANLRVSRLPVQFASQRGLSRRLLGVEHEVERDQGNNGWSTLGLGVLAGMRGFSAPALLGVHFSREPRTAPSGNLGLLASPLVSRALAVLAAGEVVADKTPWIPARISPPALVGRALSGALVGAAVSPRRQLAPVHAVLGAAAAVASSFTFYALRRFMTRRLGVPNVVAGLAEDAVAAALGGKLFAALR; encoded by the coding sequence ATGACGAACGTCGAGTGGCGCTTGATGTCGGGCTGGTCGGACAAGGAGGTGATGGAGCGGCTCGCGCGCGCCTCCACCCTGCCCCTCAACTTCGAGGTGCAGGAGAAGGACATGACGGCCGACAACGGCTGGAGCCAGGTGGAATCCCAGGCCATCATCGGCTGTGACCCTCCGGGCCCGCCCAAGGAGGGCGACGCGTTCCACAAGCTCAAGGACGCCGTGACGCGCATGGGCTTCTCCGACCCGCGCATCGTGCACGGACACTTCAGCGACACCATGCCGCTGCTGGGCCGCCCGATGATGCTCGAGCTGAGGCCCCTGGTGGGCCTGCGCTACCTGTGCCCGGTGCGCGTGCGCGCCGTGCGCTCCGAGGTGGATGACGAGCGCACCGTCTACGGCTTCAGCATCGACACGCTGCAGGGGCACGTCGAGGCGGGGCGTGAGTGGTTCCAGCTCAGCAAGGCTCACCACACGGGCGAGCTGCGCTTCCACATCCGCGCCGCGTGGCGCGAGGGGCAGTTCCCCAACTGGTGGAGCTACGTGGGCTTCGAGCTGGTGGGCCGCCGCTACCAGCGCGCCTGGCACCACCTGGCCCACCAGCGATTGAGGGAGCTGCTGCGCGGCGGCCACCTGGAACAACATCCGGACGCCCAGGCCCTGCAGGAGGCGAACCTCCGGGTGAGCCGGCTGCCCGTGCAGTTCGCCTCGCAGCGGGGCCTCAGCCGCCGCCTGCTGGGGGTGGAGCACGAAGTGGAGCGCGACCAGGGAAACAACGGGTGGAGCACCCTGGGACTCGGAGTGCTTGCCGGCATGCGCGGCTTCAGCGCCCCGGCCCTGCTCGGCGTCCACTTCTCCCGCGAGCCCCGGACCGCGCCCTCGGGAAACCTGGGGCTGCTCGCCTCGCCCCTCGTATCGCGCGCGCTCGCGGTGCTGGCGGCGGGCGAGGTGGTCGCCGACAAGACCCCGTGGATTCCCGCACGCATCTCGCCGCCCGCGCTGGTGGGCCGGGCCCTCTCGGGCGCGCTGGTGGGAGCCGCCGTGTCACCCCGCCGCCAGCTCGCTCCGGTCCACGCGGTGCTGGGCGCCGCGGCGGCGGTGGCCTCGTCCTTCACCTTCTACGCACTGCGTCGGTTCATGACGCGCCGCCTGGGTGTGCCCAACGTGGTGGCGGGGCTCGCGGAAGACGCCGTGGCCGCCGCGCTCGGGGGCAAGCTGTTCGCCGCACTGCGGTAA
- a CDS encoding phospholipase D-like domain-containing protein: MRIKQRAGPLSVHATAGTHVVLLGINLREQNRAGLLGFAIERTDHTENERYWLRGFRTFADTEPHLTAGTSVSLREHPLQGFLWSDFTAKPDHRYTYRIVALRGHPKRLEESQEVEVQVTTEAEHDGTHSVHFNRGIAGSQAYAVRFGNRHPDDVPDGQAYTWLSRGLSEALSHFIAQAKDSSWGLRASVYEFTAAPILQAFARANAQGADVRIVFDAKRNQPPGADGEPHGNPRDRNLAAIAAAELQALAIPRERNTHSISHNKFIVLLHHGEPVAVLTGSTNLTPGGLYGHSNVAHVVRDPAVATAFLRYWEQLAGDPEARSLRQWTGQATPVPRVPPPRGCTPLFSPRASLEALKWYRDRIREARSGVFLTAAFGVNDLLEEVLAEDVDFPRYVLLDREDDNMELLRRDRDNRIAVGSVLGGDVLERWVRERTVPGLNGHVKYVHTKYLLIDPLDRVPLVITGSANFSDASTRDNDENMLVIRGDTRVADIYLGEFMRLFNHFYFRTAVANRPSPQRHLSPDDSWSRTYYAPGSFKSRERLLFAGETRSTRGAARNPAPGV, encoded by the coding sequence ATGCGAATCAAGCAACGAGCGGGTCCCCTCTCCGTCCACGCCACCGCGGGCACGCACGTGGTGCTGCTCGGCATCAACCTGCGGGAACAGAACCGCGCGGGGCTCCTGGGCTTCGCCATCGAGCGGACCGACCACACGGAAAACGAGCGCTACTGGCTGCGAGGCTTCCGGACCTTCGCGGACACGGAGCCCCACCTGACAGCGGGGACCTCCGTCTCCCTGCGCGAGCACCCGCTGCAAGGTTTCCTGTGGAGCGACTTCACGGCCAAACCGGACCACCGCTACACGTACCGGATCGTCGCCCTGCGTGGCCATCCCAAGCGCCTGGAGGAGAGCCAGGAGGTCGAGGTCCAGGTGACCACGGAGGCCGAGCACGACGGCACGCACTCGGTGCACTTCAACCGCGGCATCGCGGGCTCCCAGGCGTACGCGGTGCGCTTCGGCAACCGGCATCCAGACGACGTCCCGGACGGCCAGGCCTACACCTGGCTCTCCCGGGGGCTCAGCGAGGCGTTGTCGCACTTCATCGCCCAGGCGAAGGACTCGAGCTGGGGCCTCCGGGCCTCCGTCTACGAGTTCACCGCCGCCCCCATCCTCCAGGCCTTCGCGCGCGCCAATGCGCAAGGCGCCGACGTCCGCATCGTCTTCGACGCCAAGCGCAACCAGCCGCCCGGAGCGGACGGCGAACCGCATGGGAATCCGCGCGATCGCAACCTGGCCGCCATCGCGGCGGCGGAGCTGCAGGCGCTCGCCATCCCGAGGGAGCGCAACACCCACTCCATCTCCCACAACAAGTTCATCGTCCTGCTCCACCACGGCGAACCGGTGGCCGTCCTCACCGGCTCCACCAATCTCACCCCAGGGGGCCTCTACGGCCATTCCAACGTGGCGCACGTGGTGCGCGACCCGGCCGTGGCCACCGCCTTCCTGCGCTACTGGGAGCAGCTCGCGGGCGACCCCGAGGCACGCTCGCTGCGCCAGTGGACGGGGCAGGCCACGCCCGTGCCGCGAGTCCCGCCTCCACGCGGCTGCACGCCCTTGTTCAGCCCGCGCGCGTCGCTGGAAGCCCTCAAGTGGTACCGGGATCGGATTCGCGAGGCCCGGAGCGGCGTCTTCCTCACCGCGGCCTTTGGCGTCAACGATCTCCTGGAGGAAGTGCTCGCCGAGGACGTGGACTTCCCGCGCTACGTCCTTCTGGACCGGGAGGACGACAACATGGAGTTGCTCCGGCGCGACCGGGACAACCGCATCGCCGTGGGTTCCGTCCTCGGGGGTGACGTGCTGGAGCGGTGGGTGCGCGAGCGCACGGTGCCGGGACTCAATGGACACGTGAAGTACGTCCATACCAAGTACCTGCTCATCGACCCGCTCGACCGGGTCCCCCTGGTCATCACCGGCTCGGCGAACTTCAGCGATGCCTCGACGCGCGACAATGACGAGAACATGCTCGTCATCCGCGGCGACACCCGCGTGGCCGACATCTACCTCGGCGAGTTCATGCGGCTCTTCAATCACTTCTACTTCCGCACCGCCGTGGCGAACCGGCCCTCTCCCCAGCGGCACCTCTCGCCCGATGATTCCTGGAGCCGGACGTATTACGCCCCCGGCTCGTTCAAGAGCCGGGAGCGATTGCTCTTCGCGGGAGAAACCCGGAGCACGCGCGGCGCTGCCCGAAACCCAGCTCCAGGAGTATGA
- a CDS encoding DUF6010 family protein produces MPFTELLIEKTRGLGVLHYVAPVLIGLLYICLCSLLREPARQKFNAVMIAGAGAAYLSGGFGVWEFAFNAIIAYCAYRGLEDYRIIGAGWLLHTCWDFAHHLYGNPIIPFDATSSFGCALCDPVIALWCFAGAPSVFEWLRRTTGTARVPGASEG; encoded by the coding sequence ATGCCGTTCACGGAGTTGCTGATCGAGAAGACCCGGGGGCTGGGCGTCTTGCATTACGTGGCGCCAGTGCTGATCGGGCTGCTGTACATCTGCCTCTGCTCCTTGCTCAGGGAGCCAGCGCGACAGAAGTTCAATGCGGTGATGATCGCGGGCGCGGGCGCCGCGTACCTCAGCGGCGGCTTCGGCGTCTGGGAGTTCGCCTTCAACGCGATCATCGCCTACTGCGCGTACCGGGGGCTCGAGGACTACCGCATCATCGGTGCCGGCTGGCTGTTGCATACCTGCTGGGATTTCGCCCACCACCTCTACGGCAATCCCATCATCCCGTTCGACGCAACGTCATCGTTCGGCTGTGCCCTGTGCGATCCGGTGATCGCCCTGTGGTGCTTCGCGGGTGCTCCCTCCGTGTTCGAGTGGCTTCGTCGAACCACGGGCACCGCGCGAGTCCCCGGGGCCAGCGAGGGCTGA
- a CDS encoding VOC family protein, translated as MHIEHVAIWTRDLERLRSFYETYFQASAGPRYVNERKRFSSYFLSFASGARLELMTKPLLVDASGNAETPPTGYAHLALSVGSREEVDSMAERFRRDGLPVVDGPRQTGDGYYECVVLDPDGNRIEITV; from the coding sequence ATGCACATCGAACACGTCGCCATCTGGACGCGGGACCTCGAACGGCTCCGCTCGTTCTACGAGACGTATTTCCAGGCCAGCGCGGGGCCTCGGTACGTCAACGAGCGCAAGCGCTTCTCCTCGTACTTCCTGAGCTTCGCCTCGGGAGCACGTCTGGAGCTCATGACGAAGCCCCTCCTGGTGGACGCGAGCGGCAACGCCGAGACGCCGCCCACCGGCTACGCGCACCTGGCGCTCTCGGTGGGCTCGCGCGAAGAGGTGGACTCCATGGCCGAGCGCTTCCGCCGTGACGGGCTCCCCGTGGTGGATGGTCCCCGGCAGACGGGAGACGGCTACTACGAGTGCGTCGTGCTCGATCCCGACGGCAACCGCATCGAAATCACCGTGTGA
- a CDS encoding DUF1990 family protein: MQASEQVHEGLLFAADGAGPLLQRDYWGLIDRCASSPTEVMEWVASHFGEFAPKELCVFERTGSPNGPLKLGDEMEVRIRGAGQCHVRVIHQDRQSFTLGTLPGHPEAGRITFGAYRNEQGDVIFHIRSRARSGSPIIYLGFYTGGEAMQTNTWTDFVNNVALTVGEGIIGFIHADTTVMEKEHEEEDDVQGPTYLARGDET, translated from the coding sequence ATGCAAGCGAGCGAGCAGGTACACGAGGGGTTGCTATTCGCGGCGGACGGAGCGGGTCCCCTGCTGCAGCGAGACTACTGGGGACTCATCGACCGGTGCGCGAGCTCACCCACGGAAGTGATGGAGTGGGTGGCCTCGCACTTCGGGGAGTTCGCCCCCAAGGAGCTGTGTGTCTTCGAGCGAACGGGTAGCCCCAACGGGCCCCTGAAGCTGGGCGACGAGATGGAGGTGCGCATCCGGGGCGCGGGCCAGTGCCACGTGCGTGTCATCCACCAGGATCGTCAGAGCTTCACCCTGGGCACCCTGCCCGGCCACCCCGAGGCGGGACGCATCACGTTTGGCGCCTACCGGAATGAGCAGGGCGACGTCATCTTCCACATTCGAAGCCGGGCACGCTCCGGCTCGCCAATCATCTACCTGGGGTTCTACACCGGCGGCGAGGCCATGCAGACGAACACCTGGACGGACTTCGTGAACAACGTCGCCCTCACCGTGGGTGAGGGAATCATCGGCTTCATCCACGCGGACACGACCGTGATGGAAAAGGAGCACGAGGAAGAGGACGACGTCCAGGGCCCCACCTATCTCGCACGGGGAGACGAGACATGA